A part of Paenibacillus sp. IHBB 10380 genomic DNA contains:
- a CDS encoding DsbA family protein, which translates to MQPKKKTNINTAAQRRLQQELQKKRMQKIMWITGSCIVVLVILLLVIKPSSNETTAEFAYDQLPVIGDASAPVKIVEFGDYKCPACQGFSQSFKPQIVKDYVDKGLVSFYYMNYLVISPETDSNTAALAAQAVYHQSNEEFWKYYHVLYDNQQDERKEWATPEYLVELAREAKLDIDYDKLAKDIADKTYQKEVDEQMKFASSLDIRSTPTVYINGQKLADGSSYASLTKEIDAAIASKNAVKEEK; encoded by the coding sequence ATGCAACCGAAAAAGAAGACAAATATAAACACTGCTGCACAGCGTAGATTACAGCAGGAATTACAGAAAAAGCGTATGCAGAAGATCATGTGGATTACCGGATCTTGTATCGTAGTATTAGTTATATTACTTCTTGTTATTAAACCAAGTTCTAATGAGACAACGGCGGAATTTGCTTACGATCAATTGCCCGTTATAGGTGACGCAAGCGCACCTGTCAAAATCGTAGAGTTTGGTGATTATAAATGCCCAGCCTGTCAGGGGTTTAGTCAGTCATTTAAACCTCAAATTGTAAAGGACTACGTTGACAAAGGCCTTGTCTCTTTTTATTACATGAACTATCTTGTCATTAGTCCAGAGACAGACTCTAATACAGCAGCTTTAGCTGCTCAGGCTGTGTATCATCAGAGCAACGAGGAGTTCTGGAAGTATTATCATGTATTGTATGACAATCAACAGGATGAGCGGAAAGAGTGGGCAACACCTGAATATTTAGTAGAGCTTGCTCGCGAAGCAAAGCTTGATATTGATTATGACAAGCTTGCGAAGGACATTGCAGACAAAACGTACCAAAAAGAAGTGGACGAGCAGATGAAGTTCGCTAGTTCTTTAGATATAAGAAGTACACCGACGGTTTATATTAATGGACAGAAGTTAGCGGATGGCAGTTCTTATGCATCTCTGACCAAGGAAATAGATGCTGCAATAGCATCGAAAAATGCGGTCAAAGAGGAGAAATAA